From a single Xiphophorus maculatus strain JP 163 A chromosome 5, X_maculatus-5.0-male, whole genome shotgun sequence genomic region:
- the aanat gene encoding serotonin N-acetyltransferase, whose product MSVLGALPFMKPLHHVRSPVPQGRRHTLPASEFRSLSPEDAISVFEIEREAFISVSGECPLHLDEVRHFLTLCPELSLGWFEGGRLVAFIIGSLWDQERLTMDALTLHKPHGATVHIHVLAVHRTFRQQGKGSILMWRYLQYLRCLPYVRRAVLMCEDFLVPFYQKSGFKALGPAEITVGPLNFIEMFYPVRGHAFMRRNSGC is encoded by the exons ATGTCCGTGTTGGGCGCACTGCCGTTCATGAAGCCGCTGCACCATGTGCGCTCCCCGGTGCCGCAGGGCCGCCGCCACACGCTGCCGGCCAGCGAGTTCCGCTCCCTGAGTCCGGAGGACGCAATCAGCGTGTTCGAGATAGAGAGAGAAG CCTTCATCTCAGTGTCCGGAGAGTGCCCGCTCCACCTGGACGAGGTGCGTCACTTCCTCACGCTGTGTCCCGAGCTTTCTCTCGGCTGGTTCGAGGGGGGGCGGCTGGTGGCGTTCATCATCGGCTCTCTGTGGGACCAGGAGAGGCTAACCATG GATGCTTTGACTCTCCATAAGCCTCATGGAGCCACGGTCCATATCCACGTCCTCGCCGTCCACCGGACCTTCAGGCAGCAGGGGAAGGGCTCTATTCTGATGTGGCGCTACCTGCAGTACCTCCGGTGTCTGCCCTACGTGCGACGCGCTGTCCTGATGTGCGAGGACTTTCTGGTTCCCTTCTACCAGAAGTCAGGGTTCAAGGCTTTGGGCCCCGCTGAGATCACGGTGGGACCCCTCAACTTCATCGAGATGTTCTACCCAGTCAGGGGCCACGCCTTTATGCGGCGCAACAGTGGATGCTGA